A genome region from Euphorbia lathyris chromosome 4, ddEupLath1.1, whole genome shotgun sequence includes the following:
- the LOC136227617 gene encoding cytochrome c oxidase copper chaperone 1-like, which translates to MGGLPLQNASPSPLALPGSEQNKGSVTTSIPEPKPKKKICCACPDTKRLRDECIVEHGEDACSKWIEAHRQCLRSEGFNV; encoded by the coding sequence ATGGGTGGGCTGCCTCTGCAAAATGCTTCTCCATCTCCCTTAGCTTTGCCCGGGTCAGAGCAAAACAAAGGTTCAGTTACCACATCCATACCTGAACCAAAGCCTAAAAAGAAGATATGTTGTGCTTGCCCTGATACTAAGAGGTTGAGAGATGAATGCATCGTGGAGCACGGTGAGGATGCTTGCTCGAAATGGATCGAGGCTCATCGGCAGTGCCTTCGTTCTGAAGGTTTCAATGTTTGA